A stretch of the Verrucomicrobiia bacterium genome encodes the following:
- a CDS encoding PIN domain-containing protein: MILFIRFLFILLCSLFMYYADNSWFAAFHLSDLPLVKAGIGFLTGLLVVSIDVFFKRFTVRNILSVLIGAALGLLVHRLTMMVVAYMGFTPEAMRQFGISTAIVFTYLGVITILRGQDEFTLMIPFVKLDTKGSGEELILIDTSVIIDGRIADICETHFLSGKLILPRFVLKELQLISDSSDPLKRNRGRRGLDILNRIKGNPNVRVQINEMDFPEFNTVDAKLVKMAQVVNAKVFTNDFNLNKVAELQGVKVLNINELANALKPIVMPGELMQVKILKEGKEHDQGVAYLDDGTMVVVDNGRRRIGQTLNVSITSVLQTQAGRMIFAKLSEDSERDFDRSRGAARPARVPQTAAPEMKKPVTNGDQAPAR, encoded by the coding sequence ATGATCCTCTTCATTCGTTTTCTTTTCATTCTGCTTTGCAGCCTCTTCATGTACTACGCGGACAATTCCTGGTTTGCGGCATTCCATCTCTCGGACCTTCCTCTCGTGAAAGCCGGCATCGGATTTCTTACCGGCCTTCTCGTCGTCTCGATTGACGTCTTCTTCAAGCGCTTCACCGTCCGCAACATCCTGTCCGTCCTGATCGGCGCCGCGCTCGGCCTGCTCGTCCACCGGCTTACCATGATGGTTGTGGCCTACATGGGCTTCACGCCCGAAGCCATGCGCCAGTTCGGGATTTCCACCGCGATCGTCTTCACCTACCTCGGCGTCATCACCATCCTCCGGGGCCAGGACGAATTCACGCTCATGATCCCGTTCGTGAAGCTGGACACCAAGGGCTCGGGCGAAGAGCTTATCCTGATCGACACCAGCGTCATCATCGACGGCCGCATCGCGGACATCTGCGAAACGCACTTTCTTTCCGGCAAGCTCATCCTGCCGCGCTTTGTCCTGAAAGAACTGCAGCTCATTTCCGATTCCTCCGACCCGCTGAAGCGCAACCGCGGCCGCCGCGGGCTCGACATCCTGAACCGCATCAAGGGCAACCCCAACGTGCGCGTCCAGATCAACGAGATGGACTTCCCGGAATTCAACACCGTCGATGCCAAGCTCGTGAAAATGGCGCAGGTCGTGAACGCGAAGGTCTTCACCAATGACTTCAACCTCAACAAAGTGGCCGAGCTGCAGGGCGTGAAAGTGCTCAACATCAACGAGCTGGCCAACGCGCTGAAGCCCATCGTGATGCCGGGCGAACTCATGCAGGTGAAAATTCTGAAGGAAGGCAAGGAACACGACCAGGGCGTGGCGTATCTCGACGACGGAACGATGGTCGTCGTGGACAACGGCCGCCGCCGCATCGGCCAGACGCTGAACGTCTCGATCACCAGCGTGCTCCAGACCCAGGCCGGCCGCATGATCTTCGCCAAGCTTTCCGAGGATTCCGAACGCGATTTCGACCGCAGCCGCGGCGCCGCGCGTCCCGCGCGCGTTCCCCAGACGGCCGCGCCCGAGATGAAGAAGCCCGTCACGAACGGAGATCAGGCGCCCGCGAGGTAG
- a CDS encoding MlaD family protein, whose translation MKKNRNEVVVGMFVIIGFIILTVLVFFVSGVYLFRPGYKFDVVYEYVSILDKGAPVRMAGVRIGEVDGVKLVLDPATGDTKVHVKLFIEKGTEIRENYGFFIRGTHVLSEPHIEVTPKPGNAPAIKPGAIVNGENPVAVETLVQKANDIATRLDNILSSFEGALATDEGRESFKKIVINLGNLTDSLNTLMSGTGQNNKTTIQNIQSSADSLSQILEHMKNGEGTAGQLLMKDDLYKELDAFVKEIKTHPWRLMKKDGGGKFLGIF comes from the coding sequence ATGAAAAAGAACCGCAATGAAGTCGTCGTCGGCATGTTCGTCATCATCGGATTCATCATCCTGACCGTCCTCGTGTTTTTCGTCAGCGGCGTTTACCTCTTCCGTCCGGGCTACAAGTTCGACGTGGTTTACGAGTACGTGAGCATCCTCGACAAAGGCGCGCCCGTCCGCATGGCCGGCGTGCGCATCGGCGAAGTGGACGGCGTGAAGCTGGTCCTCGATCCCGCGACCGGGGACACGAAAGTCCACGTGAAGCTCTTTATCGAAAAAGGAACCGAGATCCGCGAGAACTACGGCTTCTTCATCCGCGGCACGCACGTCCTCAGCGAGCCGCACATCGAAGTCACGCCCAAACCCGGCAACGCGCCCGCGATCAAGCCCGGCGCCATCGTGAACGGGGAAAACCCGGTTGCCGTGGAAACCCTCGTCCAAAAAGCCAACGACATCGCGACGCGCCTCGACAACATCCTGTCCAGCTTCGAGGGCGCGCTTGCGACAGACGAAGGCCGCGAGTCCTTCAAGAAGATCGTGATCAACCTGGGCAACCTGACCGACTCTTTGAACACCCTGATGAGCGGAACGGGCCAGAACAATAAGACCACCATTCAGAACATCCAGTCGTCCGCGGATTCGCTCAGCCAGATTCTCGAACACATGAAGAACGGCGAAGGCACGGCCGGCCAGCTTCTGATGAAGGACGACCTGTACAAAGAGCTCGACGCTTTCGTGAAGGAAATCAAGACCCACCCCTGGAGGCTGATGAAAAAGGACGGGGGCGGTAAGTTTTTAGGCATTTTTTAA